The segment CTGGGTGACTACACAGCTCACATCCCAGACTTGGAGGGAGGCAGCAGACAGGGAAGCACACCCCTACCATAGTTCTTGGCATCACTGGTGTTCTCAATCTCCAGCACCCACTCCCCAGAGGGGTCCTCATCCCACGAGTGCGTTGTCATGAAGGCCCAGTCATTGAAGCCATCGGCCGAGAAGTCGTGAGGCCTGAGCGACAAAGGCAAGGGCACAAAGATGTGGCTGTCAACACATCCCAGACTGACCAGGGGCCAGCCGGGGGCACGCCAGAGCCCAGCACGTACCTGGCAGCCAGCAGGGTGGAGCGGGTGCCCATGGGGCTGACCAGGTGGATGGCCAGGTCCCCGCGGCGGTTGTAGGACAGCGTCAGCCTGGCCTGCGCGTGCTCCAGCCGGCTGATGTAGTTGGCTTTCCCCAGGCAGGCATCCACCTTCTGCCGGACCTCGAGACGCTTCCCAATGTCCCTGCCGAGCACAGGCAAGTGTGAGGCCAGTCTCAGACTGGGGGGACAGACCACAGTCCCCATTCCttgctgtggggctctgcagctgTCCTGGGGACTGGGCACCAGGACAGCTAGAGCGGGAATCAAATCCACAGTGGGTCAGAGTGGCACCACCACAGTACCATTCCCAGATGGGTGCAGGCAGGAGAAGGGGTGCCCCAGCTCCTGGGCATGAGGGGCAGGAACTGCGCTGCCCAGTGCTGCCACACATGAGCCCTGAATAGGCCCTTTATTCACACACCGCAGGCCAGCTACACCCTGCATGGCCCAGCCAGAGACGGGATGGGCAGAGCCgtccccatcctgctgctggcCTGTGGCCGCTCCCCCCCCAATGCCAGCACAGGATGTGCCTGCTGTACCCACACAGGGCTGGCTCCCCAGGCGGTcagggcagggcccagccctagCTCCCCTCGTGCACAGCAACATGATCTCCCCACCCAGGAGCCCCGAGGGAGTGCCCTGTCCACAGACAAGACTgcactgtggcagcagcagccaagcaggaGTCAAAGGAGCTTCTGTCTGCCCCCTGAAAAGCCCCTCTGTCCAGGATGACTCGTGCTGGCTGCACCCCAACCGCAGCGCCCCAGTCTGCCTATGCTGACtggcccagccccacagcagggagGCTCATCGGTGGCGCCAGAGCGGGATGGCTGGAGGTGCCTTTCCCAGCTCTCCCCAGGCTCTTGCAGGATGCTCCAAGGGTCTCAGCAGTAGTTCAGTCCCAGAGATTCTCcccattccctgctctgggcccagAGGCTCTCAAGCTCCTGTGCAGAACAGATGCTGAGTGATCCTCTCCTGGGCTCACCAGCCCATACCTGGGCTCTGCAAGGATGTCAATGACACACTTCCTCTGAGGTCCCACCGTAGTCCAGTTCTTGGCCAGGCTCACCATGGCCCCAGCATCCAGCAGGCCGTAGCCATACGAGTGGCTGACTGTGGACAAAGAGGGGGTCAGCACCGCTCCCGGGGGTGCCCAGGGAGGGATGTTTGCCTGGCCATGCTGCCTCCTTCATGCCacagggctgccagggcactgtgcCTCAGCACCCCAAGGCCAGCGGTACATGTAGGAGTGGGAGACCCCGCTCCCCTCCCAGCGCCCCGGTACCTTTGCGGCCAACGCCGTTGGTGACCCAGTCATTGGCGTTCAGGTGAGCCGGCTTCGAGGTCTGCACCACCAGGTGCTGCATGTCCCGCCACGTCAGGTTCTTGCTACAGGGAGACACGGAGCTCGGGTCAGTGCTGGCTcccgctggccccaggcaggcCCACGTCCAGGTGCCACTGCAGCATGGGGCAGacacagccacccccagccatgcCTTACTTGGCTTCCAGGGCGAGGGCGATGATGCCGGCAGCCAGGGGTGCTGAGGCTGACGTCCCCGTGTGCAGCTCAGTGCACTTCTGTCTGAGGTCAGTCGTCACCTGCGAGGAGGAGAGCCAGGGCAGGAAATGCTGCAGGCACATCCCACCCCGAGCCCCCGGCCtgcgggcagcagcagcccccactCACAATCTGCTTCTCGTTCTGGTTGCCGCTGCTGTAGGTGGTGGCGAGGGTGGAGGAGCAGGCCTCGCTGTACCAGGGCACGTTGCCGTACTGGGTGGTGCTGCTGATGGACAGCGTGTAGATGCTGTTGGTGTAACCGTCACAGTTGCAGCTGTCATGCTCGCGGCCCCCATTCCCAGACGCCCAGACGAAGATGGAGCCCAGCCCGCCTCGGCCCTAGCaacagaggcagggtgagggCAAGCACCAACAGTGCCACACACAGGAAaccccaggctggagctggggacaAGTGGGTGGCACCAATCTGAATCAAACAGACAGAGTAAATGCAgctgggacacaggggacagcatGACACCCCAGTCACAGCCCACCAACATGGGCGCCCTCAGCACCACTGTGCCTATGGAGGGTGCCCAGCACCTCGGCAGAGActccagggctgtcccagtgTGTGACACACCAGGCAGCAGGAGGCCCAGACAATGTGAGGCTTCCAGGAGCCCAAGTCTTTTTCTGCTCAGAAGTCGCCTGGCCTGACTCTGTCTGTGTGGGATTGCagtgcctggcagagctgggggagcccACAACAGAGTCCTGGCCATGTCTTGGCACCCAAAAGTGGCAGCTACCCTTGCAGAGGACGTGACAGAGTCAGCATGACACCACATGCATCTCTCTGTAAGGAATCCTGGGCAGAATATGACAGCTCACCAGCTGGGCAACACTGAGAGCACAAAGGGACAGTGGGGGACGACGGGTGGAGGATGCGAGGGTGAGCACCTGACACAAAACCAGAAAAGAACCAGGAGAGGGcttgggagagcagggagagagcaTCTCACACAGGAGCCCTCGCAGAGATAACACCACACGGGAGGAGTCCTGACTCAGAGCCATCACACAGGAAGAACAAGAAAAACTAACAGAGCCTGATCCTAGAGATGGGCTGGAAGATGGCTCATCCCGGGAGGGCCAGGGTAAcacccagggcaggcagagggaaggGAGACCCGGGAGGAGGGCAGGAACGAGGCCAATACTCCTCCAGCAAACCCTCCTTCTCACCTGGCTGACCCCACGGAAGAAAGCCTCCTCTGCCAGCCGGGCCGGGCCATCCACAGTCTTGCCGTCGTCCTCAGGGCCCCAGCTGGCACTGTAGATGTGGATGTGGTTGGGGTTCAGGCCCAGGGAATGGGCCTCCACAGCATCGGTCACCTCCCCATCCAGCATGCGCACTCCTAGGCCAGAGAGCAAACGTCACCGGCGCCCGGCCGGGGCAGAGCGGCCACGGTGCCGCCGCTGAGAGCCCCAGAGCCCCGCTGCCCCCTGTGCCACGGGCTGCCACAGGGCTGCCGCAGCCAGCAGGGCCCGGGGCCCCAGCTCAGCACCCCCAGGAGCCGGCGCAGGGCAGCACCCACCTCCGATGCGGGCGTTGTACGCCACGCCAACTCCACAGATGCCGTTGTTTGCCACAGCAGCCACTTCCCCAGCACAGCGCGTGCCATGTCTGCAACCAAAGTAGGATGAAGCATGGTCATGTAGGGTGCGAGGAGCACAGGGGTCAGTacaggctgcagcccctgcaaCCCCCACCCGGGCTGCCTCCTGTCCCCTCAGACCAGGCAGCCAGTGAAGGCTCCTCCATCTGCCCTCCTGCTCCAGAGCCAGGGCGCTGAACAGCCCACACTGGCTCTGGGCAGAAAAAGGATGCTGCTCAGGGCAAAAAGAGAGGTGAAGGGTTCCCCATGGGGCAGAAGTATGCCACCAGCCTCACAGCTCCCAGTGGCCCATGTGGGGTGGCACTGCACCAAGTCCCTGCTACACTTAGGCTCTGTGTCTTCGCCCCTCCCTCCTGCCTCACCTGTTGTCATTCATCTGCGTGTAGCGAGGCTGCGGGTCCGGGTCCTGGTCATTGACGTCAAAACTTGCCCCTGGGTCCTGGAAAACAAATTGGACACTTGGAGACTGTCTACCTCAGCCAACAAGCCCCACTGCCCTTACTCCATGGCATGAGGCTGAGCTGctgagcagggtgggcaggctcCAATCCCATCTCCGTGTCCCACCATGGTGGGCACCAGCCCTGTACCTCACAGCTCTGGGGTTGCCCTGCATGGACACAGCTGCCCAGACCAGCGACCACAGCACTCCACCCTGCACCATCACCCAAACTCACATAGTTGGCCTCCAGGTCAGGGTGGTTCTTCTCAATGCCGTCATCCAGGATGGACACCACAATGCCCTTGCCCGTGTATCCCTGTTCCCAGGCCTGACGCACGTTCAGGTCCCGCTGGTTTGTGTTGTACTGCCAAGAGAAGCCTTGGCACTAGGAGAAGCACCCAGACATAGCCACTGTGATAGGCCCAAAACCCACCCAGCTCTCACCCCGCTCTTCTGCGGGTTGTGACAAGGAACCCCAGGGACCTGGGCACAAGGTTGGGCTCAACTAGCTGCTCTGAAAGCAAGATTGAGCCCCAGCCTATGCTTGAGTCCCACAGACAAGGCACCCTTTGCAGAGATCAGGCTTGTGCCCAAGCTCCAGGAAGCAGAGGCAGGGAGCCATTCCTGGGCTAGGCAAAAGGCTGTGCCTCCTAGTCCAGCCCTGGGTACGCCACCCGCCCTCTCAGCATTCCAGCCAGGAGCCACAGCTCTGTGAGCAGTCTCCTCCCTGGGGTGTTCCCATAACACAGCACGGGTGGCTGCCTCAGGctttcccccttctcctcctcctccttcctgccagcctagcagcagctgctgcctgacagcagtTCCTAGGTTGCCACACCTGTGTCCCCAAGCTCGCAGCCACAATCATGGGCACAGGCCTCCTTCTCACCCGACACTCACCAGGTACCACTGCTGCGGGAACTTGGGGTCCGTGGGCTCCATGAACACGTCTCGCTTGGTCCTGCGCTTTGccacctgctgctccagccactgcacCTGAGGGCAGAGAAGGTGTGGGGTCCCCCGCCAACCCTCACGAGCCCAGCCCTCAGGCTGCCTGGCGGGGCTCTCCCCGGGAAGCTCCCTCagctctggcctggcagagctacTGCCACCCCCAGCCGGCCCCTCAGGCCCccctcctggctgtgccctgcaagGCTCTGCTCCAGTGGAGCGGGACGGTCAGAGCGCCAAGCTCTGCTGAGACACGGCTGCCAAGAGCTGCCACGCCACACCACACACCTTCCGGGGCCTGGGCTGAAGCCAGAGGGTGGGGAAAACAGCAGCCCCCACACACTACTACTCTGGGATCTGTTTATTGCCCTGCACACCTTGTCCTgcccccagcacacagagctctcctggggacagaggctctcctgggccctgGCATTGCAACAACCCACAGGCCACTGACACTGGCTCCACCACCCCCCTGCCCTTGCCAGACACGGGGTGGGCTTCCATGCCCATCTGCCAAGGAATGGTTAAGGCAGCTGGGCCCTGtcccgtgcccagcactggctcACGTGCCTTTGTGAAGTGCCGGGATCAAAGTCAGGCCCTGCTCGCTCGTACCTGGGGCTCCCTGGCCAggcggctgtgccagggctggtgggGTGACAGGGAACGCTTGGCCACGCCGCGGTGCCGAAAGTGGTAATAGTCACCAAAGATCTGCAACAGAGAAACGCTGCTCGCGGGACAGCCCTGACAGCCTGGTCTCCCCGATCTCTACACCCCGTGTGTGCAATGTGAGCTCCAGGGCTGCCGTGCACGGGCTGGGCCCCACTCCAGAGTGCTTGGTATTATGTCCGGTACTCTGGGCAGGACTGCCTGTGAGAAgctgtggcagctggggacaaggcagCTAGGAAGACCCTGGAGCAGCAGAAATGCAACTGCTGTGCACCTTACCCTCCTGCAGGTCCCCACATGGCAGCAAGTCTAACATTGTCCAAAAAAACTGCTGCCCTAGCAGGAAGGCCCCAGGCAAGCAGTGGCAGAGAGGGACAGGCCTTTCAGAATCAGCCTGTGAGAGACGCCAGACTCAGGAGACAAACCCACTGCttcacccccagtgccacccagctcCACCTGGAAGAAGGTCCCAGTGGCTCCAGGCCCCACACTCCAGGAGATCCTGGCCAGGGCAGGGTCTGTACCAGCCTCTGCATCTCTGGACAGGCTGCTGGCTTCTCCCCAGGTGCCCCAGTGGAACACCCACCCAGTGCCAGTCTCCACCTGAGGCACAGCCAGTTTCagtggggcagagcagggggcaTGCAGGCATCCAAGCCCAGCAGGGTCCAACTCCCACTGCCAAGCAGCCGTGCTGTCCTCACCCCAGCTCCACTCCCACTGAGGACAGCCCAGAGTGGGactccagcacagcccagctggggcaggaCGGGAATCCAGGACAGCTGGTGGGGCCAGGAGGCCATTCTGCCGCCCAGATGGTTATTTTTAAACCCCAAACCCTCTCCAGTGCTGTCATTTCCGTGTCCCCTCTCGCACATCCTGGGGCTGACGGACACAGTGGCCCCaccctggctgcccagggcctcccagcccagcagcctgcCCCAGCTGGGGAGAAGGGAACAAGCACACACAGAGCGGCTCCCTGTGAGCcacaaagcccaggcagcagccacaggcaggatccagctgcccaggctgtgccagagctggaggggctgggctgaaAGGGCTCTAGGAATATGAAGACATCTCACCCTCCTCCATCTCAGGTTGCCCCAAAACCGTCTGTTTGGGGCTAACAAACCTCCCCAGCTTATGAGAGCCCTGCAGATGTGCTGCTAATTTGGACAGACTGGGCCAAGCAAGGTGCACCCAGCTGAGCACCCTGAGGCCAGGGCAGCAGTCAGCTCTCTCAGGTACACATTTCATCCTGAAGCCTGGCCCCGTTCCTCTGGCACACCGTGTTCCCCAGGGTGCCTGTCAGTTCAGAGCCCCCGAGGAGGCGTCAAGGTACAAAGCCTCTGCACAGGGCTGGTGGGGGAATGCAGGCTGGTCGCTCTCCCTCAGCATCCCTCACCCCCTCCGGGGTATGGACAGAGCCCAGATTGTTCCTGCACACAGAGTGCAGCTCTGACTGGTCATCCACCTGGATTAGGTCTGCACTGACACTGTGGTGGCAGCCGGGAGCTGGCCAGCCCACACACTTCCACCCTAATCTTCACTGTCCCTGTCCTCAGCAAGGACAAAGCCACCCCCCAGCACCACGTGTCCCTGGTGCCAGTTCAGTGCTGCTGCTTGACCCCTGGCCACAGCTCACAACAaccctggccagccccagggctaGGAGGCTGCCTGCATGCCTGACCACAGCCCCTGGAGTGGAGCAACATGCTGCACCTGCAGCCCAGTGGTGTGGGAGACAGGACCACCCCCTCCCAGACAGaactgtcctggcagcacagcccagggatggCTCCATCAGTGTCCCTCCCCAgtgaccccaatcccagcagtGGGGGGCAATGCCTTTGCCCCCTTCTCTGCACAATCCCAGCAGTGCAAACCCCCCTACAAACCCACCTCACTGCCACATGCAGCCCCCACCTCTGACCCAcgacccctcactgtcccctgtgccctCCTCAAGCCCTCCCCAAGGTCGCTAGAGCCAGTCATGGGCCCTCTGCCCAAGTGCCACTGGCTCCTATTCCATAGGCAGCAGCATAGCCACAGGTATGCCAGGACAGCACAGCTTTGGGGACAGCGTCCTGAGCCCAGGCTGAGGCCAGGATCCTCTCAGAGAAGGACACTGGGTTCCTCTTAGTGGGGCACTGCCAGATGCACCCAGTCCCccattcccagcctggctgcatgCCCTGTCCCAGTGGCACacacccccaggagcagcagtcCAGAAACCTGCAAGGCAAAGCCCCAGGCTCTTTCCAGCCACGTTCTTCCCACTGGACTGCCACGACCCGTCTGCAAAGCCCTGGCCAGCAAACCTCGTCCCACAATGCAGACAGTGGGGCAGGCTCCAGAACAGGAGAAAACATGTCCAGACCAGAAGCTCCTGCTacagcctgggctgctgcagcatgTGGGGCTCTGCTTGCAAGGGCAGGCTCACTGCTGTGAGGGCACGGGGAGCCAGGAAGAGGAGCCAGCTTCCAGGCGCAGAACCACGGTGTGGGGAGaagacaagggcagagctggcacagagccTCTGCGGCTCACAGGGATGGAACTCATGACAGCCTGGGCTCTCAACTGAAGTACAAGGCCCTGCACTGTGGAGATGAAGCCACAGAAGCAGTGTCCCTCGGCCCTGGGACCAGGCACCACAGCATgatgggcagcactgccaggagcaGGCTGATGGTACTTCACCCCCATCCCCACTCGAGGGGTCTCATCAGACATCCAGGCTGGTGGACATGCCACTCTCGCAGTCCCCTGTGCACGGCAGCTGCCTTGGCCTGACAAGTTCTTTCCCCTGAGACCTGCTCTGAGCCACTTCCACACTGACAGCAGCTGCCTAAGGCAATGCCATGGCCCACCCAGCACAGACACCCTCACTGGGGTCTAGCCACAGCCCCCACAGTTCACTCCTACGACACAAGTCCCAGAGGGCCCAGAGTACCCAGTGCCCATGCAGGGCTCCTTTTGGGTGGCAGGACAAGGTCCTGCTGGCTCCTGT is part of the Melospiza melodia melodia isolate bMelMel2 chromosome 15, bMelMel2.pri, whole genome shotgun sequence genome and harbors:
- the FURIN gene encoding furin isoform X4, with the protein product MDLRPCSLLLLWTLVVALTLLDQEVLAQHIYTNTWAVLVPAGPQEADRLARKHGFLNLGPVQWLEQQVAKRRTKRDVFMEPTDPKFPQQWYLYNTNQRDLNVRQAWEQGYTGKGIVVSILDDGIEKNHPDLEANYDPGASFDVNDQDPDPQPRYTQMNDNRHGTRCAGEVAAVANNGICGVGVAYNARIGGVRMLDGEVTDAVEAHSLGLNPNHIHIYSASWGPEDDGKTVDGPARLAEEAFFRGVSQGRGGLGSIFVWASGNGGREHDSCNCDGYTNSIYTLSISSTTQYGNVPWYSEACSSTLATTYSSGNQNEKQIVTTDLRQKCTELHTGTSASAPLAAGIIALALEANKNLTWRDMQHLVVQTSKPAHLNANDWVTNGVGRKVSHSYGYGLLDAGAMVSLAKNWTTVGPQRKCVIDILAEPRDIGKRLEVRQKVDACLGKANYISRLEHAQARLTLSYNRRGDLAIHLVSPMGTRSTLLAARPHDFSADGFNDWAFMTTHSWDEDPSGEWVLEIENTSDAKNYGTLTKFTLVLYGTATESPSLSNQLESSGCKTLTPSQTCVVCEEGYYLHQKSCLKRCPPGFAPGVQSTHYNLENSVEPIAPHLCLPCHPSCATCAGPGPNQCLTCPAHSHFSSLDFSCSHQTQSSRASPALADGEGPAEAPPPVNLPVLIASLSCILIVIIFVTIFLVLQARSGFSLRGVKVYALDSGIISYKGLPSDIWQEEGPSESDGEDYEAHSERTAFIRDQSAL
- the FURIN gene encoding furin isoform X2; translation: MDLRPCSLLLLWTLVVALTLLDQEVLAQHIYTNTWAVLVPAGPQEADRLARKHGFLNLGPIFGDYYHFRHRGVAKRSLSPHQPWHSRLAREPQVQWLEQQVAKRRTKRDVFMEPTDPKFPQQWYLYNTNQRDLNVRQAWEQGYTGKGIVVSILDDGIEKNHPDLEANYDPGASFDVNDQDPDPQPRYTQMNDNRHGTRCAGEVAAVANNGICGVGVAYNARIGGVRMLDGEVTDAVEAHSLGLNPNHIHIYSASWGPEDDGKTVDGPARLAEEAFFRGVSQGRGGLGSIFVWASGNGGREHDSCNCDGYTNSIYTLSISSTTQYGNVPWYSEACSSTLATTYSSGNQNEKQIVTTDLRQKCTELHTGTSASAPLAAGIIALALEANKNLTWRDMQHLVVQTSKPAHLNANDWVTNGVGRKVSHSYGYGLLDAGAMVSLAKNWTTVGPQRKCVIDILAEPRDIGKRLEVRQKVDACLGKANYISRLEHAQARLTLSYNRRGDLAIHLVSPMGTRSTLLAARPHDFSADGFNDWAFMTTHSWDEDPSGEWVLEIENTSDAKNYGTLTKFTLVLYGTATESPSLSNQLESSGCKTLTPSQTCVVCEEGYYLHQKSCLKRCPPGFAPGVQSTHYNLENSVEPIAPHLCLPCHPSCATCAGPGPNQCLTCPAHSHFSSLDFSCSHQTQSSRASPALADGEGPAEAPPPVNLPVLIASLSCILIVIIFVTIFLVLQARSGFSLRGVKVYALDSGIISYKGLPSDIWQEEGPSESDGEDYEAHSERTAFIRDQSAL
- the FURIN gene encoding furin isoform X1 — protein: MDLRPCSLLLLWTLVVALTLLDQEVLAQHIYTNTWAVLVPAGPQEADRLARKHGFLNLGPIFGDYYHFRHRGVAKRSLSPHQPWHSRLAREPQVQWLEQQVAKRRTKRDVFMEPTDPKFPQQWYLCQGFSWQYNTNQRDLNVRQAWEQGYTGKGIVVSILDDGIEKNHPDLEANYDPGASFDVNDQDPDPQPRYTQMNDNRHGTRCAGEVAAVANNGICGVGVAYNARIGGVRMLDGEVTDAVEAHSLGLNPNHIHIYSASWGPEDDGKTVDGPARLAEEAFFRGVSQGRGGLGSIFVWASGNGGREHDSCNCDGYTNSIYTLSISSTTQYGNVPWYSEACSSTLATTYSSGNQNEKQIVTTDLRQKCTELHTGTSASAPLAAGIIALALEANKNLTWRDMQHLVVQTSKPAHLNANDWVTNGVGRKVSHSYGYGLLDAGAMVSLAKNWTTVGPQRKCVIDILAEPRDIGKRLEVRQKVDACLGKANYISRLEHAQARLTLSYNRRGDLAIHLVSPMGTRSTLLAARPHDFSADGFNDWAFMTTHSWDEDPSGEWVLEIENTSDAKNYGTLTKFTLVLYGTATESPSLSNQLESSGCKTLTPSQTCVVCEEGYYLHQKSCLKRCPPGFAPGVQSTHYNLENSVEPIAPHLCLPCHPSCATCAGPGPNQCLTCPAHSHFSSLDFSCSHQTQSSRASPALADGEGPAEAPPPVNLPVLIASLSCILIVIIFVTIFLVLQARSGFSLRGVKVYALDSGIISYKGLPSDIWQEEGPSESDGEDYEAHSERTAFIRDQSAL
- the FURIN gene encoding furin isoform X3 is translated as MDLRPCSLLLLWTLVVALTLLDQEVLAQHIYTNTWAVLVPAGPQEADRLARKHGFLNLGPVQWLEQQVAKRRTKRDVFMEPTDPKFPQQWYLCQGFSWQYNTNQRDLNVRQAWEQGYTGKGIVVSILDDGIEKNHPDLEANYDPGASFDVNDQDPDPQPRYTQMNDNRHGTRCAGEVAAVANNGICGVGVAYNARIGGVRMLDGEVTDAVEAHSLGLNPNHIHIYSASWGPEDDGKTVDGPARLAEEAFFRGVSQGRGGLGSIFVWASGNGGREHDSCNCDGYTNSIYTLSISSTTQYGNVPWYSEACSSTLATTYSSGNQNEKQIVTTDLRQKCTELHTGTSASAPLAAGIIALALEANKNLTWRDMQHLVVQTSKPAHLNANDWVTNGVGRKVSHSYGYGLLDAGAMVSLAKNWTTVGPQRKCVIDILAEPRDIGKRLEVRQKVDACLGKANYISRLEHAQARLTLSYNRRGDLAIHLVSPMGTRSTLLAARPHDFSADGFNDWAFMTTHSWDEDPSGEWVLEIENTSDAKNYGTLTKFTLVLYGTATESPSLSNQLESSGCKTLTPSQTCVVCEEGYYLHQKSCLKRCPPGFAPGVQSTHYNLENSVEPIAPHLCLPCHPSCATCAGPGPNQCLTCPAHSHFSSLDFSCSHQTQSSRASPALADGEGPAEAPPPVNLPVLIASLSCILIVIIFVTIFLVLQARSGFSLRGVKVYALDSGIISYKGLPSDIWQEEGPSESDGEDYEAHSERTAFIRDQSAL